One window of the Pseudomonas sp. MPC6 genome contains the following:
- a CDS encoding IS6 family transposase: MSLIRKTFKRLHYPVDVIAQCVRWYLAYALSLRNIEEMMAERGIVVDHSTLHRWVIRLAPVLNTVLRRYQRPVGRRWRMDETYIKIRGHWKYLYRAVDTDGQTIDFLLTANRDANAALRFFRKAIRQCGKPEVVTIDKSGANTAALAVLNADQAEGITVRQNKYLNNLVEQDHRNIKRRIRPMLGFKSFRRAQTLLAGIELIQMIRKGQLQHPQGEGLSPAEQFYLLAA, encoded by the coding sequence ATGTCGCTGATCCGAAAAACCTTCAAACGCCTCCATTATCCCGTTGATGTTATCGCCCAGTGTGTTCGCTGGTATCTGGCTTACGCCCTGAGCCTGCGTAACATTGAAGAGATGATGGCGGAGCGCGGCATTGTCGTTGATCATTCCACGCTGCATCGCTGGGTTATTAGGCTGGCTCCCGTGCTGAATACGGTCTTGCGTCGATACCAGCGTCCCGTGGGACGCCGCTGGCGAATGGATGAGACCTACATCAAAATCCGCGGCCACTGGAAGTACCTGTACCGCGCCGTGGACACTGATGGCCAGACCATCGATTTTCTGTTGACCGCTAACCGGGATGCCAACGCAGCATTGCGTTTTTTCCGCAAAGCCATCCGCCAGTGTGGCAAGCCTGAGGTCGTGACCATCGACAAAAGTGGTGCCAATACCGCTGCCCTGGCGGTGCTCAATGCCGACCAAGCTGAAGGGATCACCGTTCGGCAAAACAAATACCTGAACAACTTAGTTGAGCAGGATCACCGCAACATCAAAAGACGAATACGACCGATGTTGGGATTCAAGTCATTTCGTCGAGCACAAACGTTACTGGCAGGCATTGAATTGATACAGATGATCCGCAAAGGGCAGCTTCAACATCCGCAAGGTGAAGGGCTGTCACCTGCCGAACAGTTTTATCTTCTGGCCGCCTAA
- a CDS encoding LacI family DNA-binding transcriptional regulator: MRKKIDPLKNSTLDDVARYAGVSSATVSRCLNNPDVVSERSRRKIEAAINILSYVPHAAARTLASNKSYMIGAIVPSLDSTLFGRALEAFQNCISRSGYTMVVASTNYDAEKEYSHIRKMVSHGVDAVLLIGGSRDESAYSLLNNSRIPYVITWTTDDADKHPCVGFDNYDAASKITEYLIGLGHSRFAMISGILNGNDRACSRLQGVRDTLAQRELRLSDEFVIERPFGIEHGQDAFRYLMSRCPRPTAIICGSDPFAYGAVFESKILGVDVPRDVSITGFDDTWLALNLSPPLTTLRTPQQQIGLKAAEYLISRLSGEEVAAPSALDVELIIRESCSSPSTV, from the coding sequence ATGAGAAAAAAAATCGACCCGTTAAAGAACTCAACCTTAGATGATGTGGCTCGATACGCAGGGGTGTCTTCAGCGACAGTGTCGCGCTGTTTAAATAACCCTGATGTAGTCAGTGAGCGTAGTAGGCGGAAGATAGAGGCTGCAATTAATATCTTGAGTTACGTTCCTCACGCTGCTGCGCGCACCCTTGCTTCGAATAAGTCGTATATGATCGGGGCTATTGTTCCGTCCTTAGATAGCACACTTTTTGGGCGAGCTCTTGAGGCGTTCCAGAACTGCATTTCTAGGTCAGGTTACACTATGGTGGTTGCATCAACCAATTATGACGCCGAAAAAGAGTATAGTCATATTAGGAAAATGGTGTCTCATGGGGTGGATGCTGTATTGCTAATAGGTGGTTCTCGGGATGAATCAGCTTATAGTCTTCTTAATAATAGCAGAATACCCTATGTTATAACTTGGACTACAGATGACGCGGATAAACATCCTTGTGTTGGGTTTGATAATTATGATGCGGCTAGCAAAATCACGGAATACTTAATAGGTCTAGGTCACAGCCGTTTTGCTATGATATCTGGTATCTTAAATGGCAACGATAGGGCGTGTAGTCGCCTCCAGGGTGTGCGCGATACTTTGGCGCAGCGTGAATTAAGATTATCAGATGAGTTCGTTATCGAGAGACCTTTCGGGATTGAGCATGGGCAGGACGCGTTTAGATATTTAATGTCCCGTTGTCCTCGGCCCACAGCAATAATTTGTGGTTCTGATCCTTTCGCTTATGGGGCTGTTTTTGAAAGTAAAATTTTAGGTGTTGATGTGCCTCGAGATGTTTCTATTACTGGATTCGATGATACGTGGCTTGCGCTTAACTTATCTCCTCCATTAACGACATTACGAACGCCTCAACAGCAGATTGGCCTGAAGGCTGCTGAGTATTTAATTTCTAGACTGAGCGGCGAGGAGGTCGCTGCTCCGTCGGCACTGGATGTTGAACTGATTATACGGGAGTCTTGTTCAAGTCCCTCCACAGTCTGA
- a CDS encoding proline/glycine betaine ABC transporter permease encodes MTANQNGHVPVELDNSVQQFAGRNGNYYARQFMRIQSSSGISVSFNFYAALLGPFWAASRSLWGFFWLSAMANLLALVQVGRGLWGELGADQLSRAARLSMKAQEMSIKAQVAIDSGASNAESLQRTTANLQQAAENATAAASLAAHGASQLLLLGALGLLIIMVAQGFLGNLAYEKKYCRWRINKLEKIGFSVKNLIFGVVLLILIFPLTIYRYTAENPLVYLIKFPSDKSFYSFVANWLDAAFDVIASKGSVFFGGITSGISALLDTLEVILVHTPWPVTMLVIVIMAWRLAGPRVAVFTVAALAYLAFMGFWEKSMSTIALLGTAATMCVLIGVPLGVWCAKNRYAQVITEPALDFMQTMPAFVYLIPIIAFFGTGKPPGIIATIIFGLPPVVRLTALGIRQVPPSIVEGALAFGCNSRKLLLDVEIPLAMPSIMAGVNQTILMCLSMVVIASLIGAEGLGSDVLMALQYAAKGQGLLAGVAILLCAMVIDRIVQGRFKRRNE; translated from the coding sequence ATGACGGCTAATCAGAACGGCCATGTACCAGTAGAGCTTGATAATTCCGTCCAGCAATTCGCCGGGCGTAACGGAAACTACTATGCCAGACAATTCATGAGAATACAGTCTAGTAGCGGTATTTCGGTTTCTTTTAATTTTTATGCGGCTTTACTGGGGCCGTTCTGGGCAGCCTCTCGTAGTCTGTGGGGCTTCTTCTGGCTTAGCGCTATGGCTAATTTATTAGCACTGGTCCAGGTCGGGAGGGGGCTATGGGGGGAATTAGGAGCTGACCAGCTTTCACGCGCGGCGCGATTGAGCATGAAGGCACAGGAGATGTCAATAAAGGCTCAGGTCGCAATCGACTCAGGTGCAAGTAATGCAGAATCCTTGCAGCGAACTACTGCTAACCTACAGCAGGCCGCTGAAAATGCCACAGCGGCAGCGTCCCTTGCTGCACACGGGGCTAGTCAACTGTTGTTGTTGGGAGCGCTTGGGCTCCTGATAATCATGGTCGCTCAAGGGTTTCTAGGCAACCTGGCATACGAAAAGAAGTATTGCCGGTGGCGTATTAATAAGCTTGAGAAAATTGGCTTCAGCGTAAAAAATCTGATATTTGGTGTTGTCTTGTTGATTCTAATATTTCCGCTGACCATTTACCGGTATACCGCGGAGAACCCACTAGTATATTTAATTAAGTTCCCAAGTGATAAGTCTTTTTATTCGTTCGTCGCAAATTGGCTAGATGCGGCTTTTGACGTTATCGCGTCTAAAGGTTCTGTATTTTTTGGTGGTATAACAAGTGGTATCAGTGCTCTGCTCGACACTCTCGAGGTAATATTGGTGCATACACCTTGGCCGGTTACGATGTTGGTGATTGTAATTATGGCCTGGCGTTTAGCGGGGCCGAGAGTCGCGGTATTCACTGTCGCGGCGTTAGCCTACCTAGCATTCATGGGCTTTTGGGAAAAAAGCATGTCAACCATTGCTCTGCTGGGAACGGCTGCAACTATGTGTGTACTAATTGGAGTGCCACTGGGTGTGTGGTGTGCGAAGAATCGTTATGCTCAAGTTATTACTGAGCCAGCCCTTGATTTTATGCAAACAATGCCGGCGTTTGTTTATTTGATTCCTATTATCGCGTTTTTTGGAACAGGCAAGCCCCCAGGGATTATAGCAACCATAATTTTTGGACTTCCTCCTGTGGTGCGATTAACTGCGTTAGGGATCAGGCAAGTACCGCCCTCGATAGTTGAAGGCGCGTTAGCCTTTGGTTGCAACAGTCGGAAGCTTTTGCTGGATGTCGAGATTCCATTAGCGATGCCAAGTATTATGGCTGGTGTTAATCAAACCATTTTGATGTGTTTATCGATGGTTGTTATTGCTTCTCTCATTGGCGCTGAAGGGCTTGGCTCAGATGTGTTAATGGCTTTGCAGTACGCAGCAAAGGGGCAGGGGCTTCTAGCCGGTGTTGCGATATTGCTTTGTGCTATGGTTATTGATCGTATCGTGCAGGGGCGTTTTAAAAGGCGAAATGAATGA
- a CDS encoding glycine betaine/L-proline ABC transporter ATP-binding protein, whose protein sequence is MQADVISLDGVWKIFGHNPAEVMNAITTEGLDKPSVLKRFSCVVGIANVSFTVQRGEIFCIMGLSGSGKSTLIRHLNRLIEPTAGSIKVLGHDMSNLTHDELLNIRAKHIGMVFQHMALLPHRTVIENVAFPLEVQRIPKFKRWEISQRALSLVNLGGYEDHFPAQLSGGMQQRVGLARALASDPEVLLMDEPFSALDPLIRRELQNQFVSLTKTLKKTTVFITHDLDEAIRIGDRIAIMKDGQLIQVGTPEQIVMHPEDDYVADFVKDISNLKLVSARSIMRDIDSNSVPVGMSLAQAPRVNEHTSLEHLIDISVSSELPIVVTNATGVDVGLISKNTLLLGIKGGNQNDG, encoded by the coding sequence ATGCAAGCAGATGTGATTAGCTTAGATGGAGTCTGGAAAATTTTCGGCCATAATCCCGCCGAGGTCATGAACGCAATCACTACAGAAGGACTTGATAAACCAAGTGTCCTAAAGCGATTTAGCTGTGTAGTAGGAATAGCAAATGTTTCGTTTACAGTACAGCGTGGTGAAATATTTTGCATCATGGGGCTTTCCGGAAGTGGGAAGTCAACACTAATTCGACACTTGAATCGTCTGATTGAACCTACAGCCGGCAGTATCAAGGTTTTAGGCCATGATATGTCGAATCTAACACATGACGAGCTATTAAATATCCGCGCCAAGCATATTGGTATGGTGTTCCAGCATATGGCTCTTTTGCCACACCGGACCGTGATAGAAAATGTCGCGTTTCCCTTGGAGGTTCAGCGCATACCTAAATTTAAACGCTGGGAGATCTCTCAGCGAGCACTGTCGCTTGTTAATCTTGGAGGCTACGAAGATCACTTCCCCGCACAGTTATCGGGTGGTATGCAGCAGCGCGTTGGGCTTGCCCGAGCTTTGGCCAGTGATCCTGAAGTACTTTTGATGGACGAACCATTTAGTGCATTAGATCCACTAATACGGAGGGAGTTGCAGAACCAGTTTGTTTCATTGACCAAGACGCTAAAGAAGACCACGGTGTTCATCACACATGATCTTGATGAGGCTATCCGGATCGGAGACCGTATTGCGATCATGAAAGATGGGCAACTTATTCAGGTTGGTACGCCGGAGCAAATTGTAATGCATCCTGAAGATGATTATGTGGCAGATTTCGTGAAGGATATTTCCAATCTTAAGCTTGTTAGTGCTCGCTCCATAATGCGAGACATCGACAGTAACTCTGTGCCCGTCGGTATGAGTCTTGCGCAAGCCCCTCGCGTCAATGAGCATACGTCTCTTGAACATTTGATCGATATATCAGTCTCTTCAGAGTTGCCAATAGTCGTGACTAATGCCACCGGTGTAGATGTTGGATTGATAAGTAAGAATACTCTATTGCTCGGCATAAAAGGAGGAAATCAAAATGACGGCTAA
- a CDS encoding electron transfer flavoprotein-ubiquinone oxidoreductase, translating to MARESMEFDVVIVGAGPSGLTAACKLMQQAQAAGQQLSVCVVEKGSEVGAHILSGAILETRALDELFPDWAERGAPLNTPVTQDKILLLQNQQRALQLPNWMVPKTLHNSGNYIISLGNLCRWLAEQADALGVEIFPGFAASEVLYREDGSVKGIATGDMGVGRNGEANDGYIPGMELHAKYTLFAEGCRGHLGKTLYRRFDLDRDADCQHYGLGIKELWDIDPSKHSPGLVVHGTGWPLSDGTSGGFFLYHGDNNQVVAGLIVDLNYSNPHLSPFDEFQRLKHHPALAQYLEGGKRVAYGARAITKGGFNALPKMTFPGGLLIGCNAGTLNFAKIKGTHTAMKSGLLAAEVVFEALRQGDGGGNELLAYTERFKASWLYEELHNSRNFGPALHKFGQVLGGAFNFIDQNLFGGKLPIRLRDNVPDHAQMKQAALCQPIVYPKPDGVLSFDKLSSVFLSNTNHVEDQPCHLQLLDPDVPLQRNLPRYLEPAQRYCPAGVYEVLDEEAGKRFQINAQNCLHCKTCDIKDPAQNIRWVAPEGGGGPSYPNM from the coding sequence ATTGCCCGCGAATCAATGGAGTTCGATGTTGTCATCGTCGGCGCAGGCCCATCGGGGCTGACCGCCGCGTGCAAACTGATGCAGCAGGCCCAGGCGGCAGGGCAGCAATTGAGTGTCTGTGTGGTCGAGAAGGGCTCCGAGGTTGGTGCCCATATCCTCTCGGGGGCGATCTTGGAAACCCGTGCGCTGGATGAGCTGTTTCCCGATTGGGCCGAGCGCGGTGCTCCGCTGAATACCCCCGTGACGCAAGATAAGATCCTGCTGCTGCAAAATCAACAGCGTGCCCTGCAGTTGCCTAACTGGATGGTCCCCAAGACCCTGCACAACAGCGGTAACTACATCATCAGTCTAGGCAACCTCTGCCGCTGGTTGGCTGAGCAGGCCGATGCCTTGGGCGTCGAAATATTTCCCGGTTTCGCGGCGAGCGAAGTGCTCTACCGTGAGGATGGTTCGGTCAAGGGCATAGCCACCGGCGACATGGGGGTCGGGCGCAACGGCGAGGCCAACGATGGCTACATACCGGGCATGGAGCTGCATGCCAAGTACACCCTGTTCGCCGAGGGCTGCCGCGGTCACTTGGGCAAGACGCTGTATCGGCGCTTTGACCTAGATCGGGACGCCGACTGCCAGCATTACGGTCTGGGTATCAAGGAGCTTTGGGACATCGACCCGAGCAAGCACAGCCCTGGCCTGGTCGTGCATGGAACGGGTTGGCCGCTCAGCGATGGCACCTCGGGTGGCTTCTTCCTCTATCACGGTGACAATAATCAGGTCGTCGCCGGTCTGATCGTCGACCTGAACTATTCGAACCCGCACCTCAGCCCGTTCGATGAGTTTCAGCGTCTCAAGCACCACCCGGCGCTGGCCCAGTACCTGGAAGGCGGTAAGCGTGTTGCCTATGGCGCGCGGGCCATTACCAAGGGCGGCTTCAATGCCCTGCCGAAAATGACGTTCCCGGGCGGGCTGCTGATCGGCTGCAACGCCGGGACTTTGAACTTCGCCAAGATCAAGGGCACCCATACGGCGATGAAGTCGGGCCTGCTGGCGGCCGAGGTGGTGTTCGAGGCACTGCGCCAAGGCGACGGCGGCGGCAATGAGTTGCTGGCCTACACTGAACGTTTCAAAGCCTCCTGGCTCTACGAGGAGCTGCACAACAGTCGCAACTTCGGCCCCGCGCTACATAAGTTCGGCCAGGTACTCGGTGGCGCCTTCAACTTCATCGATCAGAACCTGTTCGGCGGCAAACTGCCGATTCGTCTGCGCGACAATGTCCCTGACCATGCCCAAATGAAGCAGGCGGCGCTGTGTCAGCCGATCGTCTATCCGAAGCCGGATGGCGTGCTGAGCTTCGACAAGCTGTCCTCGGTATTCCTCTCCAACACCAATCATGTCGAAGATCAGCCCTGCCACCTACAACTGCTGGACCCGGATGTACCGCTGCAGCGCAACCTGCCGCGTTACCTCGAACCGGCTCAGCGCTACTGTCCGGCGGGTGTCTACGAGGTGCTAGACGAAGAGGCGGGCAAGCGTTTTCAAATCAATGCACAGAACTGTCTGCACTGTAAGACCTGCGATATCAAGGATCCTGCCCAGAACATTCGCTGGGTCGCTCCGGAAGGCGGAGGCGGACCAAGTTATCCAAATATGTGA
- the folD gene encoding bifunctional methylenetetrahydrofolate dehydrogenase/methenyltetrahydrofolate cyclohydrolase FolD produces MSDLATKIQHESIPAVRIDGKAFADQLRQEIAVGAAGFTAETGRKPGLAVVLVGSDPASQVYVRTKMRQAAEVGIASFPHLLDVDTGEAELLALIDSLNRDDNVDGILVQLPLPAGICEAAVLEAIDPGKDVDGFHPYNVGRLSGGKPVMVPCTPLGCLLLLQDRLGDLSGLKAVVVGRSNIVGKPMAQLLLNASCTVTTVHSRSRNMAEECRQADILVVAVGRPGLIGVDHIKPGATVLDVGINRVEDAQGQSRLVGDVDYATAQDVAGGVTPVPGGIGPMTVACLLRNTLEAARQRSLSH; encoded by the coding sequence ATGAGTGATCTGGCAACCAAAATCCAACACGAGTCCATCCCTGCCGTGCGCATTGACGGCAAGGCCTTCGCCGATCAACTGCGTCAAGAAATAGCGGTCGGGGCGGCTGGCTTTACTGCTGAAACGGGACGCAAACCGGGCCTGGCGGTGGTGCTGGTCGGCAGCGATCCGGCCAGTCAGGTCTATGTACGGACCAAGATGCGTCAGGCCGCAGAGGTGGGCATTGCGTCCTTTCCGCATCTGCTCGACGTCGACACCGGCGAGGCCGAGTTGTTGGCCCTGATCGACTCGCTCAACCGCGACGACAATGTCGACGGAATCCTAGTGCAGCTGCCGTTGCCCGCGGGTATCTGTGAGGCGGCGGTGCTCGAGGCGATCGACCCGGGCAAGGATGTCGACGGCTTCCACCCCTACAATGTCGGGCGCTTGAGTGGCGGTAAGCCGGTGATGGTGCCCTGCACCCCGCTGGGTTGCTTGCTGCTGTTGCAAGACCGACTGGGTGACCTGTCTGGCCTGAAGGCCGTCGTGGTCGGGCGCTCCAACATCGTTGGCAAGCCGATGGCGCAGTTGCTGCTCAATGCCAGCTGCACGGTGACCACGGTGCACTCGCGCAGCCGCAACATGGCCGAAGAGTGCCGTCAGGCCGATATCCTGGTAGTAGCCGTCGGTCGCCCGGGGTTGATCGGGGTCGACCACATCAAACCGGGCGCCACTGTACTGGATGTGGGGATCAACCGGGTTGAGGATGCGCAGGGGCAGTCGCGCCTGGTCGGCGACGTCGACTACGCCACCGCGCAGGATGTCGCCGGCGGAGTGACCCCGGTGCCCGGTGGTATCGGCCCGATGACGGTGGCCTGTCTGTTGCGCAACACCCTTGAGGCGGCGCGGCAGCGCTCGCTCAGTCACTGA
- the purU gene encoding formyltetrahydrofolate deformylase, producing the protein MKNKPSYILKVSCPGRVGIVAAIGNFMADRGCFIKELHQFDDLDTGRFFSTIEFVFEGERTFSVEQLKAAFEVTALRFEMDWEIHDTTEPAKVLIMVSKYDHCLRDLLYRRATGELSIDITAIVSNHEDLRAMAEHEGIEYIHLPVTKETKPEQEARLLEIIESTGTELVVLARYMQVLSDSLSKQLAGRCINIHHSFLPGFKGAKPYYQAYDRGVKLIGATAHYVTGDLDEGPIIEQMVERVNHSHDALLLTQIGRDMEAQALARAVKYHVSHRVFQNGLRTVVF; encoded by the coding sequence ATGAAGAACAAACCCTCATATATCCTCAAGGTCTCCTGCCCTGGACGCGTCGGTATCGTCGCCGCCATCGGTAACTTCATGGCCGACCGCGGCTGCTTCATCAAGGAACTGCACCAGTTCGACGATCTGGATACCGGCCGCTTTTTCTCCACCATCGAATTCGTCTTTGAGGGCGAACGCACGTTCAGCGTCGAGCAGTTGAAGGCTGCCTTCGAGGTCACCGCGCTGCGTTTCGAAATGGATTGGGAGATTCACGACACTACGGAGCCCGCCAAGGTGCTGATCATGGTGTCGAAGTACGACCACTGCCTGCGCGACCTGCTCTATCGTCGTGCGACTGGTGAACTGTCGATCGACATCACCGCCATCGTCTCCAACCACGAAGATCTGCGGGCGATGGCCGAGCATGAAGGCATCGAGTACATCCATTTACCGGTGACCAAAGAAACCAAGCCGGAGCAGGAAGCCCGATTACTGGAAATCATCGAAAGTACCGGCACCGAGTTGGTGGTACTGGCGCGCTACATGCAAGTACTCTCCGATTCGCTGAGCAAGCAACTGGCCGGACGCTGCATCAACATCCACCACTCCTTCCTGCCGGGCTTCAAGGGCGCTAAACCCTATTACCAGGCCTACGACCGCGGCGTGAAGCTGATCGGGGCAACGGCGCACTACGTCACTGGCGACCTCGACGAGGGGCCGATCATCGAGCAGATGGTCGAACGGGTGAACCACTCCCACGATGCGTTGCTACTGACCCAGATTGGGCGCGACATGGAAGCCCAGGCGCTGGCACGGGCTGTGAAATACCACGTGTCCCACCGTGTGTTCCAGAACGGGCTACGCACCGTCGTTTTCTAA
- a CDS encoding FAD-binding protein, protein MSILVIVEHDNDTISAATLNTLGAAQQIGGDIDLMVMGYECASVSQSAAAISGVRRVIRIDAEYLKQPVAEDMAPLLRDCAGNYSHILAPANSFGKNLMPRVAALLDVAQLSDISAVVDAETFERPIYAGNVLATYRSKDRVKVITVRSTKFAPVAVAGGAAEQMTLRAPAPQRNASVVGRSEAKSEGPELSTARVVVSGGRGMGSGANFALLHNVAGKLGAAVGASRAAVDAGFVPNDYQVGQTGKVVAPELYIAVGISGAIQHLAGMKDSKVIVAINKDPDAPIFQVADYGIVGDLFEIMPQLDAAL, encoded by the coding sequence ATGTCAATTCTAGTTATTGTTGAGCACGATAACGATACGATTTCGGCTGCAACACTTAATACTCTCGGAGCCGCACAGCAGATTGGCGGGGATATCGACTTGATGGTGATGGGGTACGAGTGCGCCAGCGTCAGCCAGTCCGCGGCGGCCATCAGCGGCGTGCGGCGGGTGATCCGCATCGATGCCGAGTACCTCAAACAGCCGGTGGCTGAAGACATGGCGCCGCTATTGCGCGATTGTGCTGGGAATTACAGTCATATTTTGGCCCCGGCCAACAGCTTCGGCAAGAACTTGATGCCGCGGGTTGCCGCGCTGCTGGACGTGGCGCAGCTGTCCGATATCAGTGCGGTAGTCGATGCAGAGACGTTTGAGCGGCCCATCTACGCCGGCAACGTCTTGGCAACTTATCGCTCCAAGGATCGGGTGAAAGTAATCACTGTGCGTAGCACTAAGTTTGCCCCTGTGGCGGTCGCTGGGGGGGCGGCGGAACAAATGACTCTTCGTGCACCCGCACCTCAGCGCAACGCTAGCGTGGTGGGACGGTCGGAAGCTAAGTCTGAGGGTCCTGAGCTCTCAACTGCTCGTGTTGTAGTATCTGGAGGGCGTGGTATGGGCAGCGGCGCGAACTTTGCTCTGCTCCATAATGTCGCGGGTAAGTTGGGTGCTGCGGTTGGTGCCTCTCGTGCAGCTGTGGATGCCGGCTTTGTACCGAACGACTACCAAGTTGGTCAAACAGGCAAGGTGGTTGCCCCAGAGCTTTATATAGCTGTCGGGATTTCTGGGGCGATTCAACACTTGGCCGGTATGAAGGACTCCAAGGTTATTGTTGCGATCAATAAGGATCCCGACGCGCCAATCTTCCAGGTGGCCGATTACGGCATTGTCGGTGACCTGTTCGAGATCATGCCGCAGCTCGACGCAGCCCTCTAA
- a CDS encoding electron transfer flavoprotein subunit beta/FixA family protein, with translation MKVMVGVKRVVDANVNVRVKADGSGVELENVKMAINPFDEVAVEEAVRLKEAGIADEVIVVSIGPEKVQETLRQALAIGADRAIHVPYDGDTESLSVAKVLKGLVAKEGIELVMLGKQAIDNDCNQTAQMLAALLAWPQGTFASGLMIKSGKVEVVREVDNGLETLALDMPAVVSVDLRLNVPRYASLPSIMKAKKKPLEQITSSDLGVDLTSHLVLLSVVESHARQAKGILVKDAAELVMKLKTETDAL, from the coding sequence ATGAAGGTTATGGTGGGTGTGAAGCGTGTGGTTGACGCTAATGTCAATGTTAGAGTTAAGGCGGATGGCTCAGGGGTCGAGCTGGAAAATGTTAAAATGGCAATAAACCCATTTGATGAGGTTGCAGTAGAGGAGGCTGTTAGGCTGAAAGAAGCCGGCATAGCTGATGAGGTGATTGTGGTTTCTATAGGGCCGGAAAAGGTCCAGGAAACATTGCGCCAGGCCTTGGCTATTGGCGCGGATCGGGCAATCCATGTGCCATACGATGGGGATACCGAATCGCTTTCAGTTGCTAAGGTATTAAAAGGTTTGGTAGCCAAAGAAGGTATTGAATTAGTGATGCTTGGCAAGCAGGCAATTGACAATGATTGCAACCAAACTGCGCAAATGTTGGCCGCACTTCTTGCTTGGCCACAAGGTACTTTCGCATCTGGCTTAATGATCAAGTCGGGCAAGGTGGAAGTGGTGCGTGAGGTCGACAATGGGCTGGAAACTTTAGCGCTCGATATGCCGGCAGTAGTGAGTGTTGATTTACGACTGAATGTGCCGCGCTATGCATCGCTACCCTCGATTATGAAGGCTAAGAAAAAGCCATTGGAACAAATCACATCCAGCGACTTGGGTGTTGATTTGACTTCACATCTTGTCCTGCTGTCCGTAGTTGAGTCGCACGCTCGCCAGGCTAAAGGGATATTAGTTAAGGACGCCGCTGAATTGGTGATGAAGTTGAAAACTGAAACTGATGCACTCTAA
- a CDS encoding glycine betaine ABC transporter substrate-binding protein translates to MNLISKWVFPAILYLFVGMAHAADVVVGVPNWPTAAATSYILKVVMEEELGLNVEMQNGTNSVIFEGMDRGSIDVHPEVWLPNQQNLSDKYVKGRGTVKQSPNGILATQGMCVTKAISEKYNIKNVSDLTDPKIARLFDRNGDGLGEMWIGEPSAASGPVERVRAKSYGYDQTFTLQEVDVALHLAALDASVKSNTPYVFFCYAPQHLFTLYELVKLKEPPHNPSTWHVLQPSEDPEWLAKSNADSAWPDAYLYLHYAKSLEGRQPVATAFLRRFKLSSEQLNSISYAMAVDKLDPASFAESWVKENPNVVQSWLHD, encoded by the coding sequence ATGAATCTCATAAGTAAGTGGGTATTTCCTGCAATATTGTATTTGTTTGTTGGAATGGCTCACGCTGCGGATGTGGTTGTTGGAGTGCCAAACTGGCCAACTGCGGCAGCGACAAGTTATATTTTAAAAGTGGTGATGGAGGAAGAGCTCGGGCTAAATGTAGAGATGCAGAATGGCACTAACTCAGTTATTTTCGAAGGTATGGACCGTGGTAGCATTGACGTGCATCCAGAGGTTTGGTTGCCAAATCAGCAAAATTTGTCTGACAAATATGTAAAGGGTAGGGGGACGGTCAAGCAAAGTCCCAATGGGATTCTGGCTACCCAGGGAATGTGTGTAACTAAAGCGATCTCTGAAAAGTACAATATTAAGAATGTCTCTGACCTTACTGATCCTAAAATTGCGCGCCTATTTGATCGTAATGGTGATGGCCTTGGCGAAATGTGGATCGGAGAGCCTTCGGCGGCTTCCGGACCTGTCGAGCGGGTTAGAGCGAAGAGTTATGGCTACGATCAAACATTTACCCTTCAAGAGGTGGATGTTGCACTTCATTTGGCGGCGCTTGATGCTTCAGTTAAGTCGAACACGCCTTATGTATTCTTCTGTTATGCCCCCCAGCACCTGTTTACCTTGTATGAGTTAGTTAAGCTAAAAGAGCCGCCTCATAATCCGTCTACATGGCATGTATTGCAGCCATCCGAAGATCCTGAGTGGTTGGCTAAATCTAATGCTGACAGCGCGTGGCCGGATGCTTATCTGTATTTGCATTACGCCAAATCGCTGGAGGGGAGGCAGCCTGTGGCAACTGCTTTTCTGAGAAGGTTTAAGCTAAGCAGTGAGCAGTTGAATTCGATTAGTTATGCGATGGCGGTGGATAAACTAGATCCAGCAAGCTTTGCGGAGAGCTGGGTTAAAGAAAACCCCAATGTGGTTCAGTCTTGGTTGCATGATTAG